The Dehalogenimonas sp. 4OHTPN genome window below encodes:
- the ligA gene encoding NAD-dependent DNA ligase LigA codes for MTELLQAQARAQELRRQIEHHNYQYYVLDAPEISDQEYDALLRELQELENEHPALVTPDSPTQRVGAEPLKAFGVVKHRRPLLSLGNAFTKDELREWHRKVAKLLPGENLSFVCEHKMDGLAIALTYKDGQFAVGATRGDGEEGENVTQNLRTIRSLPLKVRGEASGAFEVRGEVFLPISGFEKLNKEREKDGLPLFANPRNAAAGSVRQLDPKVTAKRPLDIYIYMLGWVENGEMPQTHWEALELMKKWGFKENPHNHKCDSLEEVEKYYDEWYERRDKLPYEADGIVVKLNSLDQQQRLGSVGREPRWAIAFKFPAHQATTQLKDIGISVGRTGTLNPYAILEPVYVGGVVIRQATLHNEDDIRRKDIRLGDTVVIQRAGDVIPQVVGPVLEKRKDKPPEFSIEEKLRGRDGKAHCPVCGTEIYRPEGEVMYYCPNSSCPAQLQESIEHFVSKPGMDIRGIGEKLSAAFLSEGLVRNVADLYDLKVEQLATREGMGEKSVRNIIDAIAKSKKRPLPNVIFALGIRHIGEENAVLLAHEFSNLKALSEAKEERLDAIPGIGDKIGESILAYFNSPDNCTIIQRLMKILDTPEIPAARKAGPLAGEEFVVTGTLRSMSRDQAWEKIRAAGGTTKPNLTKNTRYLVVGGDAGSKLDKARAAGIETITEEQLLRMLNPPSSGQPRLFS; via the coding sequence ATGACCGAACTTCTTCAGGCCCAGGCCCGGGCGCAGGAACTCCGCCGCCAGATAGAACACCACAACTACCAGTACTATGTCTTGGACGCGCCGGAAATCTCCGATCAGGAATATGATGCCCTCCTCCGGGAACTCCAGGAACTGGAGAATGAGCACCCGGCGCTGGTGACGCCGGACTCTCCCACCCAGCGTGTCGGCGCCGAGCCGCTTAAGGCTTTCGGCGTGGTCAAGCACCGCCGCCCGCTGCTTTCGCTGGGCAACGCCTTCACCAAGGACGAACTCCGAGAATGGCACAGGAAGGTCGCCAAACTCTTACCAGGCGAGAACTTATCTTTCGTCTGCGAGCACAAGATGGACGGGCTGGCCATCGCCCTGACCTATAAAGATGGCCAGTTCGCCGTTGGCGCCACCCGCGGTGACGGCGAAGAGGGTGAGAACGTCACCCAGAACCTGCGCACCATCCGCAGCCTGCCGCTCAAAGTCCGCGGCGAGGCCTCGGGTGCTTTCGAGGTCCGCGGCGAGGTCTTCCTGCCTATATCCGGTTTCGAGAAGCTGAACAAAGAGCGGGAAAAAGACGGCCTTCCGTTATTCGCCAACCCGCGCAACGCCGCCGCCGGTTCGGTCAGGCAACTCGATCCAAAGGTGACAGCCAAGCGGCCGCTAGACATCTACATCTACATGCTGGGTTGGGTGGAAAACGGGGAGATGCCACAGACGCACTGGGAAGCACTGGAACTGATGAAGAAATGGGGCTTCAAAGAGAATCCCCATAACCATAAGTGTGACAGCCTCGAGGAAGTGGAGAAGTACTACGACGAGTGGTACGAAAGACGCGACAAGCTGCCTTATGAGGCTGACGGCATCGTGGTGAAGCTGAACTCGCTAGACCAGCAGCAACGGCTGGGGTCGGTAGGACGTGAGCCGCGGTGGGCCATCGCTTTCAAGTTCCCTGCCCATCAGGCGACGACGCAGCTCAAAGACATCGGCATCTCCGTCGGCCGCACCGGCACGCTGAACCCATATGCCATCCTCGAACCGGTCTACGTCGGTGGCGTCGTCATCCGCCAGGCCACCCTCCACAACGAAGACGACATCCGCCGCAAGGACATCCGCCTCGGTGACACCGTCGTCATCCAGCGCGCCGGCGATGTCATTCCCCAGGTAGTCGGCCCGGTACTCGAGAAACGGAAGGACAAACCGCCGGAATTCAGCATCGAGGAGAAGCTGCGCGGCAGGGACGGCAAGGCGCACTGCCCTGTCTGCGGCACCGAGATCTATCGGCCCGAGGGCGAGGTTATGTATTACTGTCCCAACTCGTCCTGCCCGGCTCAGCTTCAGGAAAGCATCGAGCACTTCGTATCCAAACCGGGCATGGATATCCGCGGCATCGGCGAGAAACTGTCGGCCGCGTTCCTGTCGGAAGGCTTGGTTAGAAATGTCGCCGACCTGTACGATCTCAAAGTTGAACAGTTGGCAACCCGCGAGGGCATGGGGGAGAAGAGCGTCAGGAATATTATCGACGCGATTGCCAAATCCAAGAAACGACCTCTCCCCAACGTCATCTTTGCCCTGGGCATCCGCCACATCGGTGAGGAGAACGCGGTGCTGCTGGCCCATGAGTTCAGCAACTTGAAGGCGCTTTCAGAAGCCAAAGAGGAGCGTCTTGATGCCATACCAGGCATCGGCGACAAGATTGGCGAAAGCATCCTGGCCTATTTCAACAGCCCGGACAATTGCACCATTATCCAGCGTTTGATGAAGATATTGGATACGCCCGAAATACCAGCGGCCAGGAAAGCCGGGCCGCTGGCCGGCGAGGAGTTCGTCGTCACCGGCACCCTCCGCTCTATGAGCCGGGACCAGGCCTGGGAAAAGATCCGGGCAGCCGGTGGGACGACCAAGCCCAATCTGACCAAGAACACCCGCTACCTTGTCGTCGGCGGGGACGCCGGTTCCAAGCTGGATAAAGCCAGGGCGGCGGGCATCGAGACCATTACCGAGGAGCAATTATTGAGGATGCTGAATCCGCCATCAAGCGGCCAACCGAGGCTGTTTTCATGA
- a CDS encoding DUF1015 domain-containing protein, with translation MADIRPFQAIRYNTATEDMAAVICPPYDVISPKQELELLASSPHNYIRIEFSKTLANDDDNCNRYTRTRACLLEWLRTDVMMQDGKPAYYLHEHSFTHDGMTSVRRGLFARVRLEEWDKMIVRPHEQTLAGPKRDRIKLIATLEANTSPVFGLYQDPGRYIGSLLDQVAGWPATVEFSSESGESHRLWVIEDAEAVAALERGFAEMPVYIADGHHRYESALAYRNERYAQDPNIPRDAALNFIMMSLTDMADPGLLILPTHRLIKGLPKHQLFILPERLEEFFTVERFSLSGDAWRQIKTLMTEDSSRFFIYGLNGGELLSLTVKDKAKVEDLMPSGHTATYRGMDVSVVDHVVLEDILGMNAMDEERIAYDHDRDSAISRVKSGEFQFAFILKPVRPETIQAISDARDRMPRKSTYFYPKIPSGIVMYRLRD, from the coding sequence ATGGCCGATATTCGTCCTTTCCAAGCCATCCGCTATAACACCGCCACCGAAGACATGGCGGCGGTCATCTGCCCGCCGTATGACGTCATTAGCCCGAAACAGGAACTTGAACTGCTCGCCAGCAGCCCACACAACTACATTCGCATCGAGTTTTCCAAGACCTTGGCAAACGACGATGACAACTGCAACCGCTATACCCGGACGCGCGCCTGTCTACTCGAATGGCTGCGCACCGATGTCATGATGCAGGACGGCAAGCCGGCCTATTACCTGCACGAGCATAGTTTCACCCATGACGGCATGACCTCCGTCCGCCGCGGCCTATTCGCCAGGGTCCGCCTCGAAGAGTGGGACAAGATGATCGTCCGGCCGCACGAGCAGACGCTGGCCGGACCGAAGCGCGACCGCATAAAGCTAATCGCTACTCTTGAGGCAAACACCAGTCCGGTCTTCGGCCTGTACCAGGACCCGGGGCGTTACATCGGCTCGTTGCTGGACCAGGTTGCCGGTTGGCCGGCGACGGTGGAGTTCAGCAGCGAGTCCGGAGAGTCCCACCGCTTGTGGGTGATCGAAGACGCCGAGGCTGTCGCCGCCCTGGAGCGTGGCTTCGCCGAAATGCCCGTCTACATCGCCGACGGGCACCATCGCTATGAGAGCGCGCTGGCCTACCGCAATGAGCGTTATGCCCAGGATCCCAACATCCCCCGCGATGCGGCGCTCAACTTCATCATGATGTCGCTGACCGACATGGCCGATCCCGGCCTTCTCATCCTGCCGACTCATCGCCTGATCAAAGGGTTGCCCAAGCACCAATTGTTCATTCTGCCTGAACGACTCGAGGAGTTTTTTACTGTCGAGCGTTTTTCGCTTTCAGGAGACGCCTGGCGGCAGATCAAAACGCTGATGACCGAGGACAGCTCAAGGTTTTTCATCTATGGGTTGAACGGCGGGGAGTTGTTGAGCCTGACGGTAAAGGACAAAGCGAAGGTCGAGGATTTGATGCCTTCCGGCCATACCGCCACCTACCGCGGCATGGACGTCAGCGTCGTCGACCACGTGGTGTTGGAAGATATCCTAGGTATGAACGCCATGGACGAGGAGCGCATTGCCTATGACCATGACCGTGACTCCGCGATATCTCGAGTTAAATCCGGTGAGTTCCAGTTCGCCTTTATCCTGAAGCCGGTGCGCCCGGAGACGATCCAAGCAATCTCGGACGCCCGCGACCGCATGCCCCGCAAGAGCACCTACTTCTATCCCAAGATACCGTCCGGCATCGTCATGTACCGTCTCCGCGATTGA
- the pth gene encoding aminoacyl-tRNA hydrolase: MKLIIGLGNPGREYSGTRHNIGFAVLGELARRNGINFDKRCCHSRAGEGRIAGHEVALAKPQTYMNLSGDAVASLMRRYRVKLSDILVVHDDLDLPLGKIRLRANGSAGGHNGLKSIIASVGSMDFARLKIGIGRPEPLDAEHRDVVDHVLTGFDATERNIAEDAIGKAAEAIEIMVEQGLEAAMNRFNRVETRPVIE; encoded by the coding sequence ATGAAGCTTATCATCGGCCTGGGCAACCCGGGCAGGGAGTACTCCGGAACTCGACATAACATCGGTTTCGCTGTTTTGGGCGAACTGGCGCGGAGAAACGGCATCAACTTTGACAAGCGCTGCTGCCATTCCCGCGCCGGTGAAGGCCGGATCGCCGGGCATGAGGTCGCGCTGGCCAAGCCTCAGACTTACATGAACCTCTCCGGCGATGCCGTGGCCTCTTTGATGCGCCGCTACCGGGTGAAACTCTCGGACATTCTGGTCGTCCATGACGACCTCGACCTGCCGCTCGGCAAGATCCGCCTGCGGGCCAACGGCAGCGCCGGCGGGCACAACGGCCTCAAGTCCATCATCGCCTCGGTCGGTTCCATGGATTTCGCCCGGCTCAAGATTGGCATCGGGCGGCCTGAGCCTCTAGATGCCGAGCATCGCGACGTCGTCGATCACGTCCTGACCGGATTCGACGCCACAGAACGGAATATCGCCGAGGACGCCATCGGCAAAGCCGCTGAAGCCATCGAGATAATGGTGGAACAGGGATTGGAGGCCGCCATGAATCGCTTTAACAGAGTTGAAACGCGCCCGGTTATCGAGTAG
- the serA gene encoding phosphoglycerate dehydrogenase — MKKVLVADALSPAGIERLKAVAEVDVKTGLKPEELITAIGDYDALLVRSQTQVTADIIKAGKNLQVIGRAGVGVDNIDMKAATEAGIIVVNAPTGNTISAAEHTMALMLALARHIPRANACLKGGAWERNRFLGTELRGKMLGVIGLGNIGSEVAKRARAFEMKVIGFDPFVSAERAKNMQIELATLERIYKEADFITLHVPLTAQTKNMVGAKELAMMKPSARIINAARGGLIDEEALVAAVNDRKLAGAAIDVFIKEPCTDNVCFAVENIVVTPHLGASTAEAQDLATSDVVDQVIDVFSGAPARYAVNAPFIAIESLPVINPFIKVANTVGRLLSQLAEGQMTAINIKYSGEIASYDTRALKALVLGGILEQISEERVNMVNADIVAARRGMSITEQKEAACDNYASLITVEAVTSEGNTTVAGTIMRGETHIVRIDQYWIDIVPTGGYFLFADHRDRPGLIGAVGSITGQSDVNVSYMHLSRLKPRGQALMILALDEALPESGLKQVRALEGVQTAKLVKL; from the coding sequence ATGAAGAAAGTCCTGGTCGCCGACGCGCTGTCGCCCGCCGGCATCGAACGGCTCAAGGCGGTGGCCGAGGTCGACGTCAAGACCGGCCTCAAGCCGGAGGAACTCATTACCGCCATCGGCGACTATGATGCCCTGCTGGTGCGTTCGCAGACCCAGGTGACCGCCGATATCATCAAGGCAGGCAAGAACCTGCAGGTCATTGGCCGGGCTGGCGTCGGCGTCGACAACATCGACATGAAAGCGGCTACCGAAGCCGGCATCATTGTCGTTAATGCCCCTACTGGCAACACCATCTCAGCCGCCGAACACACTATGGCTTTGATGTTAGCCTTGGCCCGTCATATTCCCAGGGCCAACGCCTGCCTTAAAGGCGGCGCCTGGGAGCGCAACAGATTCCTGGGCACCGAGCTCAGGGGCAAGATGCTGGGCGTCATCGGTCTGGGCAACATTGGTTCCGAGGTAGCCAAGCGAGCCCGCGCTTTCGAGATGAAGGTCATCGGTTTCGACCCCTTCGTCTCGGCTGAGCGCGCCAAGAACATGCAAATCGAGTTGGCGACACTGGAGCGCATCTACAAGGAAGCCGATTTCATCACCCTCCATGTTCCGCTGACCGCCCAGACAAAGAACATGGTCGGCGCTAAAGAACTGGCGATGATGAAACCCTCCGCCCGCATCATTAACGCCGCCCGTGGTGGACTCATTGACGAAGAGGCACTTGTAGCGGCGGTCAACGATAGGAAATTGGCCGGGGCAGCCATTGACGTCTTCATCAAGGAACCGTGCACCGACAACGTCTGCTTCGCGGTAGAGAATATCGTGGTCACGCCGCACCTGGGGGCTTCTACCGCCGAAGCCCAGGACCTGGCGACTTCTGACGTCGTCGACCAGGTCATCGATGTCTTCAGCGGCGCACCTGCCCGCTACGCGGTAAACGCTCCTTTCATCGCCATCGAAAGCCTTCCGGTGATCAACCCCTTTATCAAGGTTGCCAATACTGTAGGTCGTCTCCTTTCACAACTTGCAGAAGGCCAGATGACAGCTATCAACATCAAATACTCCGGAGAGATCGCCAGCTACGACACCCGGGCGCTTAAGGCTCTTGTGCTGGGCGGCATCCTGGAGCAGATCTCTGAAGAGCGGGTTAACATGGTCAATGCCGATATTGTGGCAGCCAGGCGCGGTATGAGCATCACCGAACAGAAAGAGGCTGCCTGCGACAACTATGCCAGTTTGATCACCGTTGAAGCGGTGACCAGCGAAGGCAACACGACAGTGGCCGGTACCATAATGCGCGGCGAGACCCATATCGTGCGTATTGACCAGTACTGGATCGACATCGTGCCTACTGGCGGCTACTTCCTATTTGCCGACCATCGCGATCGCCCGGGTCTCATCGGCGCTGTCGGCAGCATTACCGGGCAATCGGACGTTAACGTCAGCTATATGCACCTGTCTCGGCTCAAGCCGCGAGGCCAGGCGCTGATGATCCTGGCCCTGGACGAGGCTCTGCCGGAGTCCGGGCTGAAACAGGTCCGGGCGCTGGAAGGCGTGCAGACGGCCAAACTGGTAAAGCTATAG
- the pdxT gene encoding pyridoxal 5'-phosphate synthase glutaminase subunit PdxT codes for MKIGVLAMQGAFAEHVAMLRRIGAEAVEVRRAEQIEGLAGLIIPGGESTTMLKLADIYRLNEAIKHHAKKGLPIWGTCAGAILLADEVTNAGSNMPVGLGLMRMSVRRNAFGRQVDSFEVKLTVDGLDGEPFPAVFIRAPIIESALPPAEVLTRLGNGTIVAVRQDNLLATSFHPELSMDDRFHRYFIKMAVEYLARH; via the coding sequence ATGAAGATCGGCGTCCTAGCCATGCAGGGAGCCTTCGCCGAGCATGTCGCCATGCTGAGGAGAATCGGCGCCGAGGCAGTCGAAGTCCGCCGGGCGGAGCAAATTGAAGGACTGGCCGGCCTCATTATCCCCGGCGGTGAGAGCACTACCATGCTCAAGCTGGCCGATATCTATCGGCTGAATGAGGCCATCAAGCACCACGCTAAGAAAGGGCTCCCCATTTGGGGCACTTGCGCCGGGGCGATACTCCTGGCCGATGAAGTGACCAATGCCGGATCAAATATGCCAGTGGGCTTGGGCTTGATGCGCATGTCAGTCAGGCGCAACGCCTTCGGGCGGCAGGTGGACAGCTTCGAGGTCAAGTTGACGGTGGATGGATTGGATGGCGAGCCCTTTCCGGCCGTCTTCATCCGCGCCCCCATCATCGAGAGCGCCCTGCCGCCGGCCGAGGTGTTGACCCGGCTGGGCAACGGCACCATTGTGGCGGTGCGGCAGGATAACCTGCTGGCCACCAGTTTCCACCCGGAATTATCGATGGACGACCGCTTCCACCGCTATTTTATCAAAATGGCGGTGGAATACCTGGCCAGGCATTAA
- a CDS encoding alanine--glyoxylate aminotransferase family protein, which yields MQNLRIPGPTPCPPEVLVAMGRQMINHRGSEFAEIIKDVTGKMKQVFQTENDLMLLTGSGTAGLEAAVVNMLSPGDTVLGVAIGVFGERFTKIAQTFGATVIPLNFEHGKAADPALIKKALDENPQVKAVLVTHNETSTGVTNDLAAISKVVKGAGKLLLVDCISSLGSVNVPIDEWGIDVAISGSQKGWMVPPGMAMVAVSEAGWQAYTQAKMPRFYWDLGKAKAGLEKGQTPWTPNVSVVFAFQVALDMMLKEGIDSIFARHQRIGRFTREGIKSLGLTLLADEKHASNTVTSVVADRGLDAKKLNKIMKDEFNIVLAGGQGPLEGKIFRVGHLGLVNEKDIQAVFDALKVALPKAGFVG from the coding sequence GTGCAGAATTTACGCATTCCCGGTCCCACCCCCTGCCCTCCCGAGGTCCTAGTCGCCATGGGCCGTCAAATGATCAACCATCGCGGCAGCGAGTTCGCCGAGATCATCAAGGACGTTACGGGCAAGATGAAGCAGGTTTTTCAGACAGAGAACGACCTGATGTTGCTTACCGGTTCCGGCACCGCCGGGCTGGAGGCAGCGGTGGTCAACATGCTCTCCCCCGGTGACACGGTGCTGGGAGTGGCCATCGGCGTCTTCGGTGAGCGTTTTACCAAGATTGCCCAGACGTTCGGCGCCACGGTCATTCCGCTGAATTTCGAGCACGGCAAAGCCGCCGATCCGGCTTTGATAAAGAAGGCGTTGGACGAGAACCCGCAGGTCAAGGCCGTCCTGGTCACTCACAACGAGACCTCGACCGGCGTCACCAACGACCTGGCGGCCATTTCCAAAGTGGTCAAGGGCGCCGGCAAACTTCTCCTGGTTGACTGCATCTCCTCGCTGGGCTCGGTCAACGTCCCAATCGACGAGTGGGGCATCGATGTGGCCATCTCCGGCTCGCAGAAAGGTTGGATGGTGCCGCCGGGAATGGCCATGGTCGCCGTCTCCGAGGCCGGCTGGCAGGCATACACCCAGGCCAAGATGCCGCGCTTCTACTGGGACCTGGGCAAGGCCAAGGCCGGTTTGGAAAAAGGCCAGACGCCATGGACGCCCAATGTGTCCGTCGTCTTTGCCTTCCAGGTAGCCCTGGACATGATGCTCAAGGAAGGCATCGACAGCATTTTTGCCCGACACCAGCGCATCGGCAGGTTCACCCGAGAAGGGATCAAATCGTTGGGACTGACCCTTTTGGCCGACGAAAAGCACGCCTCCAACACCGTCACCTCGGTGGTCGCCGACCGCGGTCTCGACGCCAAGAAGCTCAACAAGATCATGAAAGACGAGTTCAACATCGTACTGGCCGGCGGTCAGGGGCCGCTGGAAGGCAAGATTTTTCGCGTAGGCCACCTGGGTTTGGTGAACGAGAAAGATATCCAGGCGGTTTTCGACGCCCTGAAGGTCGCCTTGCCCAAGGCCGGGTTCGTTGGATAA
- a CDS encoding formyltransferase family protein codes for MKYSIGWFTTAKGPGSRNLLSAVQQKIISGNIDARIEFIFMSRDPGESPETDLFINLAREYRIPVVHFSYKKYRQSRGISDKTNVEPLPEWRLDYDREIINILSQFHKPDICVMAGYMLVVGPELCSTFDMINLHPAAPDGPTGTWQEVIWKLIDSRSESSGVMMHLVTPELDRGPVVSYCRYPVRGPSFDEFWNKINNQTSETIVKGEGENNQLFKEIRRQGFIREMPLICLTIKAFSQGRIRVARKVVVNCEGQPIKGHDLSAEIDDEIQKQLTQ; via the coding sequence ATGAAATATTCCATCGGATGGTTTACAACAGCAAAGGGACCGGGATCACGCAACCTACTCTCCGCGGTTCAACAAAAGATCATATCGGGGAATATCGACGCTAGGATTGAATTTATCTTTATGTCTAGGGATCCCGGCGAATCTCCGGAAACAGACTTATTTATTAATCTAGCACGTGAATACAGGATTCCAGTAGTTCATTTTTCATATAAAAAATATCGGCAATCCAGAGGTATCTCCGATAAAACCAACGTAGAACCTCTTCCCGAATGGCGGTTAGATTACGACAGGGAGATAATTAATATCCTGTCCCAATTCCATAAACCTGATATATGTGTCATGGCAGGCTACATGCTCGTAGTTGGACCGGAGTTGTGTTCAACCTTCGATATGATTAATCTGCATCCAGCAGCTCCTGACGGGCCTACTGGTACATGGCAGGAAGTGATCTGGAAATTGATCGACTCGAGGTCTGAAAGCTCCGGTGTAATGATGCATTTAGTTACGCCTGAACTCGATAGAGGACCCGTGGTCAGTTATTGCCGGTATCCGGTTCGCGGCCCTTCCTTCGACGAGTTTTGGAACAAAATAAACAACCAGACGTCGGAAACGATAGTAAAAGGTGAAGGCGAAAATAATCAACTGTTTAAGGAAATCCGCAGGCAGGGATTTATCCGGGAAATGCCGTTAATCTGTTTGACGATTAAAGCTTTCAGCCAGGGAAGGATTAGAGTCGCCCGCAAGGTGGTTGTAAACTGTGAGGGGCAACCTATCAAGGGACACGATCTTTCAGCGGAAATCGACGACGAGATTCAGAAACAACTCACCCAATAG
- a CDS encoding bifunctional riboflavin kinase/FAD synthetase produces MTQIESELLKVHPPRPVVLTIGVFDGVHLGHQALIAETIRQAKKIGALSAVVTFAGHPRQVLGKHKELPHLTSLDRRITLLKSTGIDLVITLAFTEELASLPALEFIRLLKKHLSLTGLVVGPDFALGKGREGDIASLKAIGEKYGFNLIVVPPQLKAGHKVSSTLVRKAMAESNMKKVHDLLGRCFSLEGNVARGEGRGAKLGFPTANLEIAADQALPADGVYATIASINGQAIPSITNIGTRPTFGVGNRTVETHLLDFNGQLYGHRLEIAIIEQIRPEEKFASPDKLLNQIKEDVAKARQVLKKTECV; encoded by the coding sequence GTGACGCAGATCGAGTCTGAACTCTTAAAAGTCCACCCGCCTCGACCGGTAGTGTTGACCATCGGCGTTTTCGACGGCGTACACCTGGGCCATCAAGCACTGATCGCAGAGACCATACGCCAGGCAAAGAAAATCGGGGCGCTATCAGCCGTCGTTACCTTCGCCGGCCACCCCCGTCAGGTACTTGGCAAGCATAAAGAATTACCACACCTAACCTCTCTCGACCGGCGAATTACGTTGTTAAAATCCACTGGTATCGACCTGGTTATTACGCTGGCCTTCACCGAAGAACTGGCGTCTTTGCCGGCTTTGGAATTCATCCGGCTTTTAAAGAAACACTTGTCGTTAACCGGCTTGGTGGTCGGGCCGGACTTCGCCCTGGGCAAGGGAAGGGAAGGGGATATAGCCTCCCTAAAAGCGATAGGCGAAAAGTACGGCTTTAACCTTATCGTGGTACCACCGCAGCTCAAGGCCGGCCATAAAGTGTCCTCCACGCTGGTGCGTAAAGCCATGGCCGAAAGCAACATGAAAAAGGTCCACGACCTTCTGGGGCGCTGCTTCAGTTTGGAAGGAAATGTGGCAAGAGGGGAAGGCCGGGGCGCGAAACTGGGCTTCCCCACTGCTAATCTGGAGATCGCCGCAGACCAAGCGCTACCTGCAGACGGCGTCTACGCCACCATCGCGTCTATCAACGGGCAAGCAATACCCTCCATCACCAACATCGGAACCCGGCCCACCTTTGGTGTCGGGAACCGGACGGTGGAAACCCACCTGCTGGATTTCAACGGTCAGCTTTACGGCCACAGGTTGGAAATTGCTATAATAGAGCAGATTCGTCCGGAAGAAAAATTCGCCTCGCCGGATAAACTGCTCAACCAGATCAAAGAAGACGTTGCCAAAGCCCGGCAGGTCTTAAAGAAAACGGAATGCGTCTAA
- the tyrS gene encoding tyrosine--tRNA ligase: MRLMPDIDFILKRAVSEIISEDELRQLLVSGQKLRLKEGFDPSSTDIHLGHMVGLRKLRQFQDLGHQVVLIVGDWTAQIGDPTGASVTRPMLTSEQVKANAETYMQQFFKIVDKSKTEVRWQSEWFGTFTLADVIKLTSRFTIAQMLAREDFKKRFESSRPITITEFLYPLLQAYDSVMVRSDVEFGGNDQKFNLLVGRELQSMIGQPPQQVFLTPILTGTDGTKKMSKSLGNYIGVAEAPEDIFGKVMSIGDDLIIQYFDLLTDVTDEELRHFERDMLSGRTNPMLLKKRLAREIIGQLYSASDADGAELAFERVHQRRELPAEVPECHVSFGSMRAGDCYEIDLPCLMVVAGLAGSKSEAKRLIEQGGVSVEGQKLTGEKALLKSGCVIKAGKRKFARVVDTDILGAS; encoded by the coding sequence ATGCGTCTAATGCCTGACATCGATTTCATCTTGAAACGTGCAGTAAGTGAGATCATCTCCGAGGATGAACTGCGGCAGCTTCTGGTTTCCGGCCAGAAGCTGCGCCTAAAAGAAGGGTTCGATCCCAGTTCTACCGACATCCATCTCGGCCACATGGTTGGCTTGCGCAAGCTGCGCCAGTTCCAGGACCTCGGCCACCAGGTGGTGCTCATCGTCGGCGACTGGACAGCACAGATCGGCGACCCCACCGGGGCCTCGGTTACCCGTCCGATGCTTACCTCCGAACAGGTCAAGGCCAACGCCGAAACCTACATGCAGCAGTTCTTTAAAATCGTCGACAAATCCAAGACCGAGGTCAGGTGGCAGAGCGAATGGTTCGGCACGTTCACCCTGGCCGATGTCATCAAGCTGACCAGCCGCTTCACCATCGCCCAGATGCTGGCGCGCGAGGATTTTAAAAAACGGTTCGAGTCCAGCCGGCCGATCACCATTACCGAGTTCTTGTATCCGCTGCTTCAAGCCTACGATTCGGTCATGGTTCGCTCGGACGTTGAGTTCGGCGGCAACGATCAGAAGTTCAACTTGCTGGTCGGCCGGGAACTCCAATCGATGATCGGTCAGCCGCCGCAGCAAGTCTTCCTGACGCCCATCTTGACCGGCACCGACGGCACCAAGAAGATGTCCAAAAGCCTGGGTAACTATATTGGCGTGGCTGAAGCCCCGGAGGACATTTTCGGCAAAGTCATGTCCATCGGCGACGACCTCATCATCCAGTATTTCGACCTTCTGACCGATGTCACCGATGAGGAACTTAGACATTTCGAGCGTGACATGCTCTCCGGCCGAACCAACCCGATGTTGCTAAAGAAGCGTCTGGCACGGGAGATCATCGGCCAGCTCTACTCCGCGTCCGACGCCGATGGGGCGGAACTGGCCTTCGAGCGGGTCCACCAGCGCCGGGAGTTGCCGGCCGAGGTACCAGAGTGCCACGTATCTTTCGGATCGATGAGAGCCGGGGACTGCTACGAAATCGATCTCCCCTGCCTTATGGTAGTCGCCGGGCTGGCGGGCAGCAAAAGTGAAGCCAAACGACTTATCGAACAGGGCGGCGTGTCCGTGGAAGGCCAGAAGTTGACCGGGGAAAAAGCCCTCCTAAAGAGCGGCTGCGTCATCAAAGCCGGCAAGCGCAAGTTTGCCCGCGTCGTCGATACCGACATCCTCGGCGCCTCATAA
- a CDS encoding GNAT family N-acetyltransferase — MGDSSSPIIALAGTETPVILDIINAAAKRYEGIVPRDCYHEPYMSGDELVREMASMIFYGFVENREIVGVAGFQPVADVTLIRHAYVLPGYQRKGIGSRFMEHLKALTKTRSLLVGTWAAAYWAVDFYRKYGFNLLPDKDELLARYWRISPRQIETSVVLGMELE; from the coding sequence ATGGGGGACAGTTCATCGCCGATAATAGCGCTGGCCGGGACCGAGACCCCGGTGATCCTGGATATCATCAATGCCGCAGCCAAACGCTACGAAGGCATCGTCCCGCGCGACTGCTACCATGAGCCTTACATGTCCGGTGACGAACTGGTGCGTGAAATGGCGTCGATGATCTTCTACGGCTTTGTCGAGAACAGAGAAATTGTCGGCGTAGCCGGCTTCCAACCGGTAGCCGACGTTACCCTGATCAGGCACGCCTATGTCCTGCCGGGTTATCAGCGAAAAGGCATCGGGTCGAGATTCATGGAACACCTGAAGGCATTAACGAAAACCCGCAGCCTGCTGGTGGGCACTTGGGCGGCGGCTTATTGGGCAGTCGACTTTTACCGGAAGTATGGCTTCAATCTATTGCCGGACAAGGATGAGTTGCTGGCCAGGTACTGGCGCATCTCGCCGCGGCAGATAGAGACCTCGGTGGTGCTGGGCATGGAGCTGGAATAA